The following nucleotide sequence is from Sphingomonas panacisoli.
TGGACGTGGCACGTCGCGCAGCTGCAACAGCCGCCGCATAGCGCCAGGATCTCGTCGATCCCGGCGTCGCGGATGACTTCCATCACCGAAAGGCCGCTCTCGCCCGTGATTTCCTGTTCTTCCCCGCCGCGCGTCACGACGATAAGCTTGGGCATGGCTTTCCTTCCCGATCCTGTCGCGTTGCGCCATGCCGCGCGCGGCCCGCGCAATCAAGGCCACTGCCCATGGTGACGACGACGAAGACGATCCGCGCGGCCTGCGACGCGCTGGCCGAGATCGACCCCGCCTTCGCCCAGGCGATCGAGCGCGCCGGCTATCCCGAACCGCGCGTGCGCGATCGCGGTTACGGCACCTTGCTCCGCACGATCATCGGCCAGCAGGTCAGCGTTGCGGCGGCAGCGTCGATCTGGCGCAAGCTGGAGGAGCAATGCGGCGATCTCGAAGACCCCGCAAACGTCGCCAAGGCGACCGACGAGCAGCTCCGCGCCGCCGGCCTGTCGCGGCAGAAGGCGAGCTACGCGCGCAGCCTGGCGGAGGAAGTGACGAGCGGGCGGCTAGACCTCGCCAATCTGCCCGCCGACGACGAGGAAGCGATCGCCAAGCTCGTCCAGGTCAAGGGCATCGGCCGTTGGTCGGCGGAAATCTATCTGCTGTTCGCCGAAGGGCGGCCCGACGTTTGGCCCGCCGGCGACCTGGCGGTGCAGATCGAGATCGGCCGCATCCTCGGCCACGAAGAGCGACCCAGCGAGAAGGCGATCCGCGAACTGGCGGAAAAATGGCGCCCGCATCGCGGCGCCGCGGCGATCCTCGCCTGGCACCACTATAAGGTCGATATGGACGTGATCTGAATGCGGCGGATTATCCCGCGGCCCAGGTCATCGTCTGGCAGAATACAGCGACGCATCCCTGTACCTTCAAATTGGCGCCATCGCGCGTGACGGCGGCGCGATAGGTCTTGCCGGTCTTGGGATCGTAGATGCGGCCCTTCCAGCCGTCGCCGTCGGGCTTCAGGTCGAGCAGGATCGCCAGCCCCACCAATGGGCGGCTCCGAAGCTTGGGATCGGGGTTGAGCGCGTCGACCGGCGGACCGGACGGCGGTCCCTTGACCAGTTTCACGATACGCCCGCACAGTGCTGCACCGCAGGGACCGATCGCGACCAGCGCACCGCGATCGGCGGTCCACCAGCGGCCGGCGATCGGCTGCGCGGCAAGGGCAGGAAGGGCGAAGACCAGCGCGAGTCCGGCGACGAAGGTGCGAATCATGGCACGACGTCTAGCAACACATCGCTCGCGATGCGCCATAACCATGCTCGCAGTCCACCACCCGGATTGACGCGAGGGCGCAGCGCCCAGCATAGCGGCGCAACTATCGAGCCGGGCCGGACGTACTCATGCGATGGCCGATGAAGGGGATGACGTGACGCCACCGCCGACCAGTGACGCGATCGACGGCGGTGCGTTCGGCAAGTCACTGTCCGAAAGCCATGGCAGCGTCCCGGTGCCGCGCGGTGGGTTCTGGCGCAAGCTGATGGCGTTCATCGGGCCGGGCTATCTGGTCGCGGTCGGTTACATGGACCCGGGCAATTGGGCGACCGACCTCGCCGGCGGATCGGCGTTCGGCTACACCTTGCTCGCGGTCGTATTGCTGTCGAGCCTGATGGCGATCCTGCTCCAGACATTGTCCGCGCGGCTCGGTATCGCTGCGGGGCTCGATCTCGCCCAGGCATGCCGTCAGCGGTACAGCCGCCCGGTCACGATCGTGCTGTGGCTGTTGTGCGAACTCGCGATCATCGCGTGCGACCTCGCCGAGGTGCTCGGCACCGCGATCGCGCTCAAATTGCTGTTCGGGCTCCCCTTGCTGGCGGGCGTCCTCATCACGTCTCTCGACGTGATGCTGCTGCTGGCGCTGCAGCGGTTCGGGTTCCGCAAGCTGGAGGCGTTCGTCGCGACGTTGCTGATCGTGATCGCCGCCTGCTTCGCCTACGAACTGTGGCTGGCGCGGCCCGATTGGGGCGCCGTCGCGGGTGGGTTCGTGCCGACGGGACAGATCGTGACCAACCCAGCGATGCTCTACATCGCGATCGGCATCCTCGGCGCGACGGTGATGCCGCATAACCTCTATTTGCATTCGTCGGTCGTGCAGACGCGCGCGTTCGATCATCGCGACAAGAAGGGCGCGATGCGCTTCGCGACGATCGATACGGTGATTGCGCTCGGTTTCGCGTTGCTGATCAACGCCGCGATCCTGATCCTGGCGGCGGCGACCTTCCACGTCGCCGGGCGCACCGACGTCGCCGATATCGAGGATGCGCACCGCTTGCTGTCGCCGATGCTGGGGGCGGGCGCGGCGAGCGTGGTGTTCGCGCTGGCGCTGCTCGCCTCGGGCCAGAATTCGACGATCACCGGTACGCTGGCAGGCCAGATCGTGATGGAAGGGTTCCTGCATGTGCGCCTGCCGATGTGGTTGCGGCGCGCGGTGACACGGGCGCTCGCGATCGTGCCCGCGGCATTGGTCATCGGGCTGTCGGGGGAGGGCGCGACGACCAATTTGCTGGTGCTCAGCCAGGTCGTGCTCAGCCTGCAATTGCCGTTCGCGGTGATCCCGCTGGTCGCGTTCACCGCCGACAAGAAACTGATGGGCGAGTTCGCCAGCCCGGTCGCGCTGCGCGTGGCGGCGTGGGTGGTCGCGGCGGTGATCGTCGGGCTGAACGTGAAGCTGCTGATCGGGATTGCGTTCGGCTGACAGCGCAGGGAGTTCATCCGATGGAGAAGCCGGAATGATCGCACTAGCCGTCTTGATGCTCGCGGCCCTGGCACCGGGGGCGCAGGACACGCTGCCACCGATCCCGGCCGGCCTCCTGGGCGCCACCGCGGTGACGTGTGTCCACGTCACTGATCGGGGTATTGTCGATCAAGCATTCATCGTGTCATCGACCGGCGACCCGGACAATGACCGCGACGTCGTGGCGTGGGTCAAGCAACTCCGCTGGGACCCGGCGACGATGGGCGATGCGATACGAAACCGCTGGTTTCCCATGCCGATCGCGTTCGGCCCTGCCGATCCGCCGAAGGGGCCGAGTATTT
It contains:
- a CDS encoding DUF2147 domain-containing protein, yielding MIRTFVAGLALVFALPALAAQPIAGRWWTADRGALVAIGPCGAALCGRIVKLVKGPPSGPPVDALNPDPKLRSRPLVGLAILLDLKPDGDGWKGRIYDPKTGKTYRAAVTRDGANLKVQGCVAVFCQTMTWAAG
- a CDS encoding DNA-3-methyladenine glycosylase family protein; this translates as MVTTTKTIRAACDALAEIDPAFAQAIERAGYPEPRVRDRGYGTLLRTIIGQQVSVAAAASIWRKLEEQCGDLEDPANVAKATDEQLRAAGLSRQKASYARSLAEEVTSGRLDLANLPADDEEAIAKLVQVKGIGRWSAEIYLLFAEGRPDVWPAGDLAVQIEIGRILGHEERPSEKAIRELAEKWRPHRGAAAILAWHHYKVDMDVI
- a CDS encoding Nramp family divalent metal transporter: MTPPPTSDAIDGGAFGKSLSESHGSVPVPRGGFWRKLMAFIGPGYLVAVGYMDPGNWATDLAGGSAFGYTLLAVVLLSSLMAILLQTLSARLGIAAGLDLAQACRQRYSRPVTIVLWLLCELAIIACDLAEVLGTAIALKLLFGLPLLAGVLITSLDVMLLLALQRFGFRKLEAFVATLLIVIAACFAYELWLARPDWGAVAGGFVPTGQIVTNPAMLYIAIGILGATVMPHNLYLHSSVVQTRAFDHRDKKGAMRFATIDTVIALGFALLINAAILILAAATFHVAGRTDVADIEDAHRLLSPMLGAGAASVVFALALLASGQNSTITGTLAGQIVMEGFLHVRLPMWLRRAVTRALAIVPAALVIGLSGEGATTNLLVLSQVVLSLQLPFAVIPLVAFTADKKLMGEFASPVALRVAAWVVAAVIVGLNVKLLIGIAFG
- a CDS encoding energy transducer TonB family protein — translated: MIALAVLMLAALAPGAQDTLPPIPAGLLGATAVTCVHVTDRGIVDQAFIVSSTGDPDNDRDVVAWVKQLRWDPATMGDAIRNRWFPMPIAFGPADPPKGPSICSPPAI